Within Kutzneria chonburiensis, the genomic segment GCGTTCGATGCGCACGGCCCCGTGCTCGCCGGCGGCATCTCCTTCGGCGCCCACCTCGCCGCCGAGTGGGCTTGCGCACACCCTTCCCGCTGCGCCGGTCTGCTGCTCGCCATGCCCGCCTGGCACGGCTCCCCCGGCGACTGCCCAGCCGCCGTCGCCGCCCGCCACTCCGCCGCCACCGTCCTGCGCGACGGTCTCTCTTCCGCCCTCACGTTCGGCCCCGACGTGCCCCCTTGGCTCGCCGCCGAGCTCTCCCGCGCCTGGCACCGTCACGGCCCCGGCCTCGTCGACTCCCTGCTCGCCGCCGCCGACCGCCCCGCGCCGACCTTGGCCCAGCTCGCCACCCTGTCTGTGCCCGTCGGCATCGTCGCCGTGCACGACGACCCCCTGCATCCCGCTTCGGTCGCCGCCCAGTGGGCGGCCACGATTCCCGGGGCCGAGCTGCGCTCGATCTCGTTCGCCGACTTCAGCGCCGACCGCTCCGCCCTCGGCCGCGCCGCCGTCGCCGCCTGGCAGGCGTCTAGGTCAGGCTCTCGGCCAGCTGCCTGAACAGGGCGGTGCCGGGGTCGTCGATGCCGCGACGCACGTGGGACATGAGCAGGAGGACGGCCAGGGCGCGGGACCACTCGTAGGCGCGGTCCTCGTCGAGCACGTCCAGGGCGGCGATACGGGTACGGACCTCGTCGACGGTGGTGACGTCGAACAGGGTCCAGTCGACGACGTCAAGGTCGGGGTCGCCGAGGCAGGGTCGGGGGTCGATGGCGACGGGGCCACGGGCGGAAGCCAGGACGTTGCCGGGATGGAGGTCGCCGTGCACAAGACGCGCGACGGAGCCGGTGTCAGCGAGGCGTCGGGCGGCGGCGTAGGAGGCGTCCAACAAGGCAGCGGGCACGCCGGGGTTGCGGCGATGAGCCAGGGTGAACATGAAGTCGACGCGGTCGGCGACGGTGGGGAAGCCGATGGGCGCGGGCACCTCGCGGAGTTGACGGAGGAGTGCGCCGGCGGGGCGCCAGTCGGACAGCGGGGTGCCGGGCTCCAAGGCCTCGATGAGCAGGGCGTTGTCCTCATCGGCGACGTCGAGCAAGGAGACGACGGCGGGGCAGGAGGCCCAGGCGCGCAACGCGGCCGCCTCGGTCCCGAAGACCTCGGCGTCGGGGGTGAGCTTCAGGTACGCCAAGGAGCCGTCAGCACGGCGGCAGCGGAACGTACACGAGGTGCTGCCGGCGCTCATGGTGGCGAGCACGGTCAGCCCCCACCGGACGGCCAGCCGCTCGACCAGGGCGGCGACCCCGTCGAGCCACGGCTGGACGTCCGGCCCGAAGCGCAGGCGGAGGCGCTCGGTGAGACCGTCGGAGAGCATCAGCCCTGCTGCTGGGCCTGAATGTGCTGGGCGATGGCCGGCGGCAGCTCGACCGGCAGCGGGGTGCGGACGGGCTGGGCGGAGTCGCCACGGACCACGACGGTGCCGCGGATGACATTGCGCAGCAGGTCGGAGGCCATGACGTTGTGCTCACCGGGACCGGCGACGACCCCACGCAGCATCCAGCGCGGCCCGTCGACGCCGACGAAGCGCAGCACGACGTTGTTGGCGGTGGCGGCCAGCTCGGTGCCCCACTCGCCGGCTTCCTTGATCACCCGGGCGCCGTCGCCGCGCAGCTGGGAGACCAGCTCCTCGCAGATCTCGGGCCACAGGTCGCCGCTGCGGGGCGCGGCGTAGGCGCTGACGGTGATCTGACCGATCGGCGTCACCAGGTGCACGGCCCGCACCGGACCGGAAGGGTCGACCTCGACCTGGAGCTGGGCCCCATCGGGCACGGGCACCCGCACGGACCCGAGGTCGAGCCGGGACAGGCCGTCCTGCGGGGCGTCCGCCTCGTCGAACGGACCGGCGGTGACGACCGCCTCCTCGACGACCTCGTCGACGTCGTAGTTCGGTACCCCCAGGCGGCCGCTGTCCTTGCTGACATGGTGCCGCCCGCGCTTGCCGCGCTTGCCGAACATTCCGCTACTCCTTCGTCCCCTGCTGGGCCCCGGCGCCGGCCGCGGCCGCGAGCACCGCGTGCCCGCCGGTGGATCCGTAGCCGCCGGTGCCGCGCTCGGAGTCGGGCAGCTCGTCGACCTCCTCGAAGACCACGTGCTCGACGCGCTGCACGACCAGCTGCGCGATCCGGTCGCCCCGGCGCAGCGTGATCGGCTCACGGAGATCGTGGTTGATCAGGCATACCCGGATCTCGCCGCGGTAGCCCGCGTCGATGGTTCCCGGGGTGTTCACCACGGACAGCCCGACCCGCGCGGCCAGCCCGGACCGCGGGTGCACGAAGCCGGCGAAGCCGATCGGCAGCGCGATGGCGACGCCGGTGCCGAGCACCGCCCGTTCGCCGGGAGCCAGGACGACGTCCGAGGTCGTCACAAGATCGACACCCGCGTCGCCGGCCGTGGCATAGGACGGCACGGGGACCCCGGGATCGATTCGGGAGAGGAGGACCTGCACGCTGGGCACGGCGCGTGACACTACCCTGGACCCGTGACCGAGAGCGTGAGTGCGGTGGCAAAGACCGAGGCCAAGTCCAAGCCGGTGTTCTTCGAACGGCTGTACGTGCCGGCGTGGGGCTGGCCGCTGCCGCTGATCGCGGCCGTGCTGATGGCCGCCGAGGTGCACATGGGCTACCCGGGCGTCCGCGCATGGCTGCCCTACCTCATCACGATCCCGCTCGTCGTCGGCGTGATGCTGTGGCTGGGACGGGCCACGGTGAAGGTGGTCGACGGCGAGCTCTGGGTGGGCGACGCCCACGTGCCGCTCGCGCTGATCGACGAGGTCGAGGTCATCCCGGCCAAGGCCAAGCGCAAGGCGCTCGGCCCCGACCTTGACCCGGCCGCGTTCGTGTCGCACCGCGGCTGGGTGGGGCCGGTCCTCCGGGTCTACCTGAACGACCCGGCGGATCCGACCCCGTACTGGCTGTTCAGCGTCCGCAAGGCGGACAAGCTGGCCGCCATCGTGCACAACTGACCCCCAGAACGCCCGAAGGCCGCGCCGACGACGGCGGGACGGGCCCGCGCGCCGTCGGGACGCGTCCGCTCAGGCGCAGTCCCGGCAGATCAACTGCCCGTTGTGCTCCTCGGCCAGTCGACTCCGGTGGTGCACCAGGAAACAGCTGGAACAGGTGAACTCGTCAGCCTGCTTCGGCAGCACCTTGACGGTAAGTTCCTCGTTGGACAGGTCGGCGCCTGGCAGCTCGAAGTTCTCATCCGGTGCATCCACGTCGACGTCGACCACGCCGGACTGCGTCTCGTTGCGCCGCGCCTTCAACTCCTCGAGGGAGTCCTCGGCCAGGTCGTCATCCTGGCTCCGGCGCGGAGCGTCGTAGTCGGTCGCCATACTTCTTTCACCCCTGCAGTCACAATTCAGACTGTGTTCGTGCCGCTGGTCAACGCTCCAGGGCCCCAATTTGTGCCCGCCGCCGGAAGTGACGGTGGTCTCGCTCCCCGCCGGCTGCCACCCAGTGATCGTCAAACGATTCCAGCCGCACCCGCAGTGGCTCGGAGCGCGTGGATGATAGCCCACTACGCAAGGGCGCACGCACACACTCACCCATCCGTGGCCCTAGCTGGCGGGACGGGCAGCGCCCTTGAGGGAATTCGGCCGGGAAAACCCTTGCCGGGACGGCGCGGCCGTGGTGCGATTCCGCCCGTGCGGGGTTGACGGTACGCGCACGGCCGATCGCGGGGTGCGATCACGGCCCACAGCGGGACACGGACCGGACACGGACGGCGGTGCCGGCCGACGCCGGTCGGCGGTAACGCCTAGGCTGATCACAGGCGACGGTCCGGGCACGGGGTTTCACCAGTCACGAAGCGTCGTGTTGGCCGGGGTCGAGGAGGGGTGGGGACGTGACTGCGCCAGTCGGGGTCAGAGGCAACGGGAAGCCGCTGTACCGGAAGCGGCGGCCGTGGCCCGCGCTGGTCCTGTTCGCCGTCCTCGTCGTCGTCGCCGGCTTCGTCTGGGTCAAGGTCATCAACGCCACCGACGACGTGGACGCGGCTGTGCACTGCAACACACCGGGCCCGCTGCCGGCCGGGGCCGCCCCGCCGGCCACGCCCGCGCCCAAGCTCGGCACCGAGCTGGCCCACGACGCGCTGGACAAGACCGCGCCCGCCCCCGCCGCCCAGGTGCAGGTCCGCGTCTACAACGCCAGCGAGACCCGCAACCAGGCCTCGATCGTCAAGTCCGCGGTCGACCAGGCCGGCTTCGCCAGCGCCGGCACCCCGGCCAACGACCCGATCTACCTGGCCGGCGACATGAACTGCCGGGCCCAGATCCGGTTCGGCCCCAACGGCGCCGCCGGGGCCCGCACGCTGAGCATCGTCGAGCCGTGCGCCGACCTGATCCGCGACGACCGCCAGGACGCCACCGTTGACCTGGCCGTCGGCAAGAAGTTCGACGAGTTCCGGGTCAACCCCAGCGCCAAGCAGGTCCTCCAGCAGCTGGCGACGTGGGCCAAGAGCCAGCCGCCCGCCCAGGGCGGACAGCTGGCCCAGCCGACCGGTCAGCCCCCGGTCAGCTCCGACCTCATCGACGCCGCCCGCAACGTGCATTGCGCGGGCTGAGCAGCCCCTTCACCCCCCGCCCCACTGTCACATGAGCGTCATACTTGCCTCCCAGAGGCACATCCGGACCGCATGTGCCGATTGAGGGGGTAGGGGCTACACCTTTCCGAAGCCGCTTTCCACCAACGCTGCCCTGAGCTGCTCGGCTACGCCGGGGGCGGCGGCGAAGGTTGCTTCCGTGCCCAAGCCGTCGGTGTCCGGGCCGGGTGGGCGGAAGACGGCGCCGGCCTCCTCGGCGATCAGGCCGCCGGCGGCCCAGTCCCAGCGGTGCAGGCCGTGCTCCAGATAGGCGTCCTCCCAGCCCGCGGCGACGGCGCACAGGTCGAGCGACGCGGCCCCACAGCGGCGGATGTCCCGCACCTTGCCGAGCATGCGGCTGATCGCGTCGGCCTGACGCAGCCGCCGCGCGTGGTCGTAGGAGAAACCGGTCCCCAGCAGAGACAGGTCCAGCCGGGTGGTGGCGGCGGCCCGCAGCCGACGGCCGTCCAGGAAGGAACCGCCGCCCCGGCTGGCGGTCCAGATCCGACCGGAGACGGGCTCGACGACCGCGCCGGCCACCGACACCCCGTCCAGCTGCGCGGCGATGGACACGGCGTAGAAGGGCAGTCCGTAGAGATAGTTGACGGTGCCGTCGATCGGATCGACCACCCAGACCAGCCCGTCCAGCGACGAGGTCCCGCCCTCCTCCTCGCCGAGCACGGGCTCCCCCGGCCGCAACTGGGCCAAACGGTCCCGAACCAGTTGTTCGGAAGCGCGATCTGCGGCCGTCACCACGTCAGTTTCGCTGGACTTGGTGTCCACCTGGGTGACAGCGTGGCTTCGGGCGTTGGTGACCAGCTCGGCGGCTTCCGTCGCGACGGTGACTGCGATCCTGACGAGTTCCTCGGATTCAGCGGCTAGCACGCTGTCCACCGAACCACACACGTTAGGGTCTGCGCACACTCCCGAAGACCCGCGCGCAGGGTCGAGGACTGACAGCGGACTGAATCGAGTAGGAAGGGTCCGACGGATGGGCACAACCCGCGGGTTCGGGATCGACATCGGTGGATCCGGCATCAAGGGCGGACTTGTCGACCTGGAGACCGGCGAACTGGACGGCGAGCGCCTGCGCATCGTCACGCCGCAGCCGTCCACCCCGGACGCGGTCGCCGACGTGGTCGCCGACATCGTGGAGAAGTTCGGGTGGACCGGCCCGGTCGGGGTCACCCTGCCCTGCGTGGTCAAGCGCGGTGTCGCGCTGACCGCCGCCAACGTGGACAAGGGCTGGGTGGACACCGACGCGGCGGGCCTGTTCGCCCGCAGGCTCGGCCGCGAGCCGGGCGGGGTCGTCGTGCTCAACGACGCCGACGCCGCCGGGCTGGCCGAGGTCCGCTACGGCGCCGGCAAGGGCCAGGACGGCGTCGTGGTGCTGCTGACCTTCGGCACCGGCATCGGCAGCGCCGTGTTCCTGGACGGCAAGCTGCTGCCCAACACCGAGTTCGGCCACCTCGAGGTGGACGGGCACGACGCGGAGAAGCGGGCCGCGGCGTCGGTGAAGGAGGAGAAGGACCTGTCCTGGGAGGAGTGGACCCACCGGGTCAGCAAGTACCTCCGCACCCTGGAGGACCTGATCTGGCCGGACCTGGTGATCGCCGGCGGCGGCGTCAGCAAGAAGGCCGACAAGTGGCTGCCGCTGCTCCAGGTGCGCACCAAGGTCGTCGCCGCGGCGCTGAAGAACGAGGCCGGCATCGTCGGCGCGGCCGCGGCGGCCGCCCACGGAATCGGCCACTAGTGGTACCCCGAAAAAACTGACCGAATCGTGTTCCGGCGATCTACCTGCGGGAACACCGCAATTGGGCCCGACGGCGGCCGTGTGGCGGCAACGCGGCACGGCCGCCGTCGTTACAATGGAACAGCGCCCACGGTCAGCGACCGCCGGGCGATCCCCCGAAACCCCCTGGCGGCCGAGGTTCGCGCCCTTCGGTCTGCCGTGAAGGACCGTCGCGAAAGGGCGTACGTGGCAGCCGCAGAAACCGCAACCCGACGCTCCGCCACCCCCGCGAGCGCCGCCGCGAAGGCACAGCAGCCGGGCGATGCCGAGGAGGCCGTGAAGGCCACCCCGGCGCGTGGCGCGGCCAAGACGGGCGCCGCGAAGCCGGCGGCCAAGAAGCCGGCCGGCCCCCGCGCCGCCGCCAAGAAGGCCCCGGCCGGTGGCAAGGCCGCGCCGGCCAAGGCCAAGAAGGACGGCGAGGAGCCCGAGGACCTCGACGGCGACGTCGAGATCGACGCCGCCGAGCTCGAGGACGTCGTGGTCGAGGACGTGACCGTCGAGGAGCCCGACGAGGAGGAGAGCAAGAACAGCTCCGACTTCGTCTGGGACGAGGAGGAGTCCGAGGCGCTGCGGCAGGCCCGCAAGGACGCCGAGCTCACCGCGTCGGCCGACTCGGTCCGGGCCTACCTCAAGCAGATCGGCAAGGTCGCCCTGCTCAACGCCGAGGAGGAGGTGGAGCTGGCCAAGCGGATCGAGGCCGGGCTCTACGCCGCCGAACGCGTGCGCAAGGCCGAGGACGAGACCGAGAAGCTGCCCCCGCAGATGCGGCGGGACCTGCGCTGGATCGTGCGTGACGGCGAGCGGGCCAAGAACCACCTGCTGGAGGCCAACCTCCGCCTGGTGGTGTCGCTGGCCAAGCGCTACACCGGCCGCGGCATGGCGTTCCTTGACCTGATCCAGGAGGGCAACCTGGGTCTGATCCGCGCGGTCGAGAAGTTCGACTACACCAAGGGCTACAAGTTCTCCACGTACGCCACCTGGTGGATCCGACAGGCGATCACCCGCGCGATGGCCGACCAGGCCCGCACCATCCGTATCCCGGTGCACATGGTCGAGGTCATCAACAAGCTCGGCCGCATCCAGCGCGAGCTGCTCCAGGACCTCGGCCGCGAGCCGACGCCGGAGGAGCTGGCCAAGGAGATGGACATCACCCCGGAGAAGGTGCTGGAGATCCAGCAGTACGCCCGGGAGCCCATCTCGCTGGACCAGACCATCGGCGACGAGGGCGACAGCCAGCTCGGCGACTTCATCGAGGACTCCGAGGCCGTCGTCGCGGTCGACGCGGTGTCGTTCACGCTGCTGCAGGACCAGCTCCAGTCGGTGCTGGCCACGCTGTCCGAGCGGGAGGCGGGCGTGGTGCGGCTGCGCTTCGGCCTGACCGACGGCCAGCCGCGGACCCTGGACGAGATCGGCCAGGTCTACGGCGTGACCCGCGAGCGGATCCGCCAGATCGAGTCGAAGACGATGTCCAAGCTGCGTCACCCGTCCCGGTCCCAGGTCCTGCGCGACTACCTGGACTGAGCGCCGGTTTTCTCCCGAACGCCCCGTTCGACCGTTTCGGTCGGGCGGGGCGTTCGGCGTCTCTTCGGCCGGGAGATCGACTAGAGGTGGGGTGTTCACCCCGCGGCCGGCCGTTCGTGGCCCCCAGTTGGCCCGTGGGACGCCCGTGACGCGGTCGCCGGGCTGGCGGGACCCCCGAGCCGTCGGCACGCTCACGACGGCCGAAACCGAGCCCCGAACAACTGTTCGCCAGAAGCGAATATCACGCTCTGTAGTGTGACTCATCCCACAACTGGGGTGGTGATACGAACCCGGTCGTGGTTCGCTGACGTAGCTTGAGTCACTGAGTTCGTTGCACTGAGTCAGATCGGACCCGATCCGACGACAAAATGTAACCGACTCGGCACCTGTGGGTGGCCCCGGCAACGGACCATCGACAGAGTGGGATGTCACGGAGTGTGGCTTGCTGCATCTGGGTACATCTCACGTGACGGGCGTCGCCACTACGGTGGGGAACACCGACGAGGCGCCGAACGTCTGCAATGGTGATGGCAGCGAACACCGCGCGACGGGCGGCGACCCGGAAGCGTTGTGGTCGCAGCTGTGTAGTAGGCACCGGAGCACCGGTGCCGGGACGGAGGGAGATTTCCATGACGACCTTGCTCACCCGCCCCGAGCTGACCGCTGTCGACCGCTGCGACCGGTGCGGCGCAGCCGCTCAGGTACGCGCCGTTCTCCCGTCCGGAGGCGAGCTCCTCTTCTGCGGACACCACGCCCGTGAGCACAGCGCCAAGCTGCGTGAGCTCTCGGCCGAGATCCAGCAGGGCTGAGCCCGGAGGGTTCGGGACCGGACAAGTCCACCACTTTCATAGCGACACAAGAGGCGCGGGCCAGGTGTGGGCCCGCGCCTCTTCGCTACCCGACAACGGCAGTGATGCAGGGAAGGACGCCTTACCTGCGTCCAATGCAGGTAAGGCGTCCTTCCCTGCATTGACTGGTCAGCCGGCCAGGGCCTGCTGGAAGGCCAGCTCGGCGGCACCGATGATCTTGGCTTCCTTGCCCAGCGGGGAGGCCACGATGCGGATACCGCCGACGGCCCGGCTGACCAGGCTGCGTTCCCGCACGGTCGCGGCCGCCTCGTCGACGACCGCGTCGGGCAGGGCGGCCAGCAGGTCGCCCAGCACCACCAGCTGCGGCCCGAGCAGGTTGACCACGTTGATCAGCCCGAGCCCGAGCCAGTCGGTGAACTCCCGCAGCCGGTTCAGCGCGACCTGCGGCGGCTCACCGGCCAGTGACCGCAGCTCGCCGACGACGGCCTCACGCGGCGAGCCCTCGGGCAGGCCCAGGGCTCGGCACAGGGCGTCCTCGCCGATCTCGGTCTCCCAGCAGCCCTGGCAGCCGCAGTAGCAGGGCCGGCCGCCGGGCCGGACCACCATGTGCCCCAGCTCGCCGACGTAGCCGCCGCTGCCCCGCAGCGCCGCCCGTTCGGAGATCACCCCGCCGCCGACGCCCACGTCCACCGACACGAACACCATGTCGGCGGCCTCGGTCGCGACACCACGCGTGTGTTCGGCCAGCGCCCCGAGCTCGGCGTCGTTGCCGACCAGCACCGGCCGGTGCAGGGCCGCGGACAGCCGCTCCCCCACCGGCACGCCGGCCCAGTGCAGGTTGGGCGCTTCGTGCACGTAGCCGTCACGACGGACCACACCGGGCACCGACACCCCGACGCCGACCGGCTCGGAGCCGATCCGCTCGGCCAGCCGCCGCCCGGCGGTGCCGACCTTGGCCAGCAGGTCGTCCGGCGACCCGGAGCCGCGCGGCAGCGTCCAACCCCTGGTGCCGAGCACCTCGCCGCCGAAGCCGACGGCCGCCACCGTGGTCTGCTCGACGCCGACGTCGACGGCGAGCACCCACAGGGACCGCGGCTGCGGCAGCACCAGCAGGGACGGCCGGCCGGCGCCGGTGCGCTTGACCGAGACCTGCTCGACCACCACACCGGCATCGGCCAGCCCGTCCACCAGGGCCTTGATCGTGCTGCGGTTCAGCCCCAGCTCGGCGGCCAGCTCCGCCCTGGTGCACGGGCCGCCGACGTGCAGCCGGCGCAGCAGGGCGGCCCGGTTGTGCCTGCGGACCTCGTCGGGACGGGTGCCCGCGGTTGGCGGACCGCTCACCGCACACCCCCTCGTGTCCCTTCGGGACTGCTAGTGGCCGGTCGCCTTGGCCCGTCGACGGGACAGCGCGTCGACGCTGGCGGCCAGCAGCAGGACCGCACCGGTGACGATGCTGACCACGGCCGCGGGCGCGCCGATCAGACCAAGGCCGTTGCTGACGATCTGGATCACGAAGCCACCGATGATGGCGTTGGACAGCCGGCCCTTGCCGCCGAACAGCGACGTGCCGCCGATGACCGCGGCGCCGACCGCGAACAGCAGCACGTTGCCGCCACCGGCGTTCGGGTCGACCGAGCCGACCTTGGACGAGTAGACGATGGCGCCGATGGCCGAGACCGTCGAAGCGATCACGAACACGCTCATCCGGATCTTGGGCACGTTGATACCGGCGCGGCGGGCCGCCTCGGCGCTGCCGCCGACCGCGTAGATGTGCCGGCCGTACTTGGTGCGGTCCAGCACGAACGTGCCGACCACCAGCAGCACCAGCACGATCGGCACCACGTAGGGCACGCCGGAGATGGTGATGCGGTCCGGGTTGGGCGAGCGGTTGACCGTCAGCAGGTAGGTGGCGACCGCGCCGAGCACGACGACCACGGCCACCTTGATCAGCAGCAGCGAGGTCGGCTGGGCCACCAGGCCGCGGCGGACCCGGCCGGCGTGGCGGAACAGCACCACGGCCGCGTAGCCGCCGGCGAAGATCACGAACAGGATCCAGCTGCCCAGCGTGTTCAGGTTGTTGTTGGCCACGCCGAACAGCACCGGGTCCTGGCTGATGGACAGCGTGCCGCCGTCACCGATCAGCTTGAGGATCACGCCGCCCCAGGCCAGGAACAGGGCCAGGGTCACGACGAAGGACGGGATGCCGATCTTGGAGATCATCACGCCGGTGAGGCAGCCGATGACCGAGCCGACGCAGACGGCCAGCAGCATCTCGACCCACGGGTTGGCCGGCACGCCGAGCAGCAGGATCAGCGTCGCGACCGCGGACAGCACCGCGCCCAGCCAGATCCGCTGCCAGACGGCGACGCCGATGGCCAGCACGCCGCCGATGATGAAGGCGTAGAAGACGGTGTCGCCCATGCCGGCCTGGAGGTTGCCGCCCTTGACGTAGTGCAGCGCCATCACGGCGGCGGCGACACCGGAGCCGGTGCCGGCGGACAGGTCGATCTCGCCCAGCAGCAGCACGAACACCAGGCCCATCGCGATGATGGTGATGCCGGCGGCCTGCGCGAGCAGGTTGGAGATGTTGTTCAGGCTGAGGAAGGTGCTCGACGAGAGGCCGAACAGGATCACCAGCACGATCAGGCCGGCCAGCGCCGGCAGCGAGCCGAGCTCGCCGCCGCGGACGCGGTCGACGTAGTCGCGCAGGGCCTGGCCGGCGGAGCGGCGGGTGGTGTCGATGCCGAAGTCGGCGACGGCCTGCTCCTGCTCGGCCGGCTTCTGGTCCGACGGCGGGGCGGCGGCGGCAGGTGTGTCAGTCATTGGAGGAGATCCCTTGCGATTCAGACCGTGGCGACTTCGGGCTTGGCCAGGCCGATGTCACCCGACCGGCCGGCGGTGATCAGCTCGACGACCTGCGTGTTGGTCAGGCTCTTGGTCGGCAGCTGCGCGACCATGCGGCCCAGGTAGAGCGTCGCGACGTTGTCGGCGACCTCGAAGACGTCGTTCATGTTGTGGCTGATGAGCACGACGCCGAGGCCCTGGTCGGCCAGCCGGCGCACCAGGTCGAGGACCTGGCGGGTCTGGGCGACGCCCAGCGCGGCGGTCGGCTCGTCCAGCAGGACGACCTTGCTGTCCCACAGCACGGCCTTGGCGATGGCCACGGTCTGCCGCTGGCCGCCGGACAGCGACGCGACGAGCGTGCGCACCGACTTGACCGTGCGGACCGACAGCGAGGCCAGCGTCTCGCGGGCCGCCTGCTCCATGTCGGACTCGTCGAGCAGGCCGTACTTGCCGCGCTCACGGCCGAGGAACATGTTCTGGACGATGTCGAGGTTGTCGCACAGCGCGAGGTCCTGGTAGACGACCTCGATGCCGTAGGCGGCGGCCTCGCGGGGGCCGGAGATGTGCACCGGCTCGCCGTTGAACAGCACCTCGCCGGAGTCGATGCCGTGGATGCCGGCGATGCACTTGACCACCGTGGACTTGCCGGCGCCGTTGTCGCCGACGAGCGCGGTGACCTCGCCCGGCCGGATCGTCAGGTCCACGTCGTGCAGCACGTGGACGGGCCCGAAGCTCTTGTTGATCCCGCGCAGTTCGAGGATCGGCTGCTCGGTCATGGGGGTGTTCTCCAGACTGTCACTGCCCGCCCCGGTGGCGGCGGGGTGGTGGGCATGGGAAGCCGCCGCGGCCGGCCCGGGTCGGGGGTCCGGGTCGGTCGCGGCGGCGGCCTGAGCATCGGCCGTCAGCTACTAGCTGATGCCGTTCGCGGTGCAGAGCGCGGCGATGTCGCCGGTGCAGACGTCGGACTTCGGCACGGCGCCGGCCGAGATGACGTCCTTGACCTTGTCCTTGGTGATCGCCTGCGGGTCGAGCAGCAGCGACGGGACCTCACGCTTGGTCTTGGGGTCCGTGGTCTTCTGCGTGGCGATCTTGTCGGCGTCGGCCTTGCTGTTCTTCAGCAGGGCGGTGGCCAGCTTGGCGGCCGCCTCGGCCTCCAGCTTGATCGGCTTGAAGACGGTCATGTACTGGTCGCCGCGCAGGATGGCCTTGAGGCCGTCGGCGGTGGCGTCCTGACCGGTCACCGGGACCTTGCCGTTGAGGCCGTTCTTCTGCAGCACGGCGATGACCGCGCCGGCGAGGCCGTCGTTCGCGGCGAGCACGCCGTCAACCTTGCCGCCGTTGGCGGTCAGGAAGTTCTCGAACGTGGTGCCACCGGTCTGGTTGTCCCACTTGTCGATGAACTGGCTCTTGACCAGCTTCAGCGTGTTGTTGGCGTAGAGCGGCGCGAGGACCGACTCCTGGCCGTCGTGGAACAGCGTCGCGTTGTTGTCGGTCGGCGCACCCTCGATCTCGATGACCTGGGCGCCCGGCTTGTCCTTCAGCGCGGTGGCCAGCGCCTGGCCCTGGAGCTTGCCGACGCCCGGGTTGTCGAACGAGACGTAGTAGTCGGCGCTGCCGCCGGCGTTGAGGCGGTCGTAGTCGATGACCGGCACGCCCTGCTGGGCCGCCTTCTTCTCGACCGCGGCGCCCACGTCACCGGTGGTGGAGGCCAGGATCAGCACCTTGACGCCCTGGCTGAGCATCTGGTCCGCCAGCTGCGAGACCTTCTGGTCGTCACCCTGCGCGTTCTGGATGATCGGGTCGAAGCCCTCGGCCTTGAGCGCCGCTTCCAGCAGCGGGTGGTCGAAACCCTCCCACCGGGCGGACGTCGTGGTCTCGGGCAGGATCACGCCGACCTTCGCGCCGTTGCTGGCACCGCTGCTGCCCGACGTCGGGCTGCTGCCATTGCTGCTGTTGGCGCCACACCCGGTGACCGCCAGCGCGAGCCCGGTGCTCACGGCGAGCACGGCGAGAGTTCTGCTCCGCATCCGGCTGTTCCCTTCATCGTGGCGCGGGTCACTGGAGGAGCCCGCGAAAATGTTGTGGCGCAGAACATATGCCCCCGGAGCCCGCTCCGAAAGGCAGCTGAAGCGGTTAAGTTCGGTTCTGGCGACACGACTCGGCAACGACCCGGTAACCGGAAGGCCGCCGCTACACCGAAAGGCCGTCTGTCAACTACGCGTTGTGA encodes:
- a CDS encoding sugar ABC transporter substrate-binding protein, with the protein product MRSRTLAVLAVSTGLALAVTGCGANSSNGSSPTSGSSGASNGAKVGVILPETTTSARWEGFDHPLLEAALKAEGFDPIIQNAQGDDQKVSQLADQMLSQGVKVLILASTTGDVGAAVEKKAAQQGVPVIDYDRLNAGGSADYYVSFDNPGVGKLQGQALATALKDKPGAQVIEIEGAPTDNNATLFHDGQESVLAPLYANNTLKLVKSQFIDKWDNQTGGTTFENFLTANGGKVDGVLAANDGLAGAVIAVLQKNGLNGKVPVTGQDATADGLKAILRGDQYMTVFKPIKLEAEAAAKLATALLKNSKADADKIATQKTTDPKTKREVPSLLLDPQAITKDKVKDVISAGAVPKSDVCTGDIAALCTANGIS